A portion of the Glycine max cultivar Williams 82 chromosome 10, Glycine_max_v4.0, whole genome shotgun sequence genome contains these proteins:
- the LOC100785052 gene encoding putative Ca2+/H+ antiporter, protein MKGLGPHAPLVSRGKLPPSLAVVDALPTCSSYFSRTTVLYPLRCRQKSRLSLARGTIRAQASNISGVEPGDYGSNTEKDGQNVFEGNVIEGSSSNVVKPPDRIPYPLSIAFVLLGCALVFSLIAFVKGGPSSVLAAIAKSGFTAAFTLIFVSEIGDKTFFIAALLAMQYEKGLVLLGSMGALALMSILSVVIGRIFQSVPAQFQTTLPIGEYAAVTLLLFFGLKAIKDAWDLPSDVVKGDNSSPELDELAEAEELVKEKVSTRLSNPLEIVWKSFSLVFFAEWGDRSMLATIALGAAQSPWGVASGAIAGHLLATTIAILGGAFLANYISEKLVGYLGGGLFLIFAVATFFGVF, encoded by the exons ATGAAAGGGTTAGGTCCTCATGCCCCTTTGGTTTCAAGGGGAAAGCTTCCTCCTTCGTTGGCAGTAGTGGATGCCTTGCCAACATGCTCTTCTTATTTCTCTAGAACCACCGTCCTATACCCAT TAAGATGCAGACAAAAATCAAGGTTGAGCTTGGCCCGTGGCACAATTCGAGCCCAAGCATCCAATATTAGTGGTGTTGAACCTGGAGATTATGGAAGCAATACTGAGAAAGATGGTCAGAATGTATTTGAAGGGAATGTTATCGAAGGCAGTTCTTCTAATGT TGTAAAACCTCCTGATCGGATCCCTTATCCTCTCTCTATAGCTTTTGTGCTGTTGGGATGTGCACTTGTGTTTTCACTAATAGCCTTTGTGAAAGGAGGGCCTTCATCAGTTCTAGCAGCAATTGCAAAATCAGGATTCACTGCTGCATTTACATTAATATTTGTTTCTGAAATTGGAGACAAG ACATTCTTTATTGCTGCACTCTTGGCAATGCAATATGAGAAAGGATTG GTCCTATTGGGATCAATGGGTGCCCTTGCACTCATGTCAATCCTCTCTGTTGTAATTGGCCGAATCTTTCAATCAGTGCCTGCTCAGTTTCAGACAA CCTTGCCAATTGGAGAATATGCAGCAGTaactcttcttttgtttttcggcctAAAAGCAATAAAAGACGCTTGGGATCTTCCATCAGATGTGGTTAAGGGTGATAACAGCAGTCCTGAACTTGATGAACTTGCCGAAGCAGAGGAGCTTGTAAAAGAAAAg GTGTCAACACGACTTTCAAATCCACTTGAGATAGTTTGGAAATCATTCAGCCTCGTATTTTTTGCT GAATGGGGAGATCGCTCTATGCTTGCGACAATTGCACTTGGGGCTGCTCAG TCTCCTTGGGGTGTGGCAAGTGGAGCCATTGCTGGACACCTACTCGCAACTACTATTGCCATTCTTGGAGGAGCATTCCTTGCTAACTACATTTCTGAAAAACTG GTTGGCTACTTGGGTGGAGGGCTGTTTCTAATTTTTGCTGTGGCCACCTTTTTTGGGGTTTTCTGA